A section of the Candidatus Woesearchaeota archaeon genome encodes:
- a CDS encoding type II toxin-antitoxin system MqsA family antitoxin gives MKCVICKTGQTHPGITTVTLQRDKAVVVIRDVPAEICDDCGEYYLSEPIARRVYADADGTAQRRVEVEIQRYAA, from the coding sequence ATGAAGTGTGTAATCTGCAAAACCGGACAGACACACCCCGGCATTACCACCGTTACGCTGCAACGCGACAAGGCGGTCGTGGTCATCCGTGATGTTCCTGCTGAAATCTGTGACGACTGCGGCGAATATTACCTGAGCGAACCCATTGCACGCCGGGTTTATGCCGATGCCGATGGCACCGCACAGCGCCGGGTGGAAGTGGAAATTCAACGCTATGCGGCGTGA